The following is a genomic window from Nicotiana tabacum cultivar K326 chromosome 3, ASM71507v2, whole genome shotgun sequence.
tggccgttgatcactctgagatcaacggctcagattaagCAAGattgaaactacgtcgtttggacgCTCCTGGGGTCAGCTGGTTTGGACCGGGCAAAACACAGGTTTTTTGGGCTGGGTCATTTCGTCTTGGGCCTGTTTGTTTTGGTTTGGACTGGCCCAATCCGAAAAACcttcttcttttccctttttattttttttttattttttattttttaatctcttatttaaaatgccaaataatGCTATAAAACATtaaacaataattaacacacaattaaaatgacatcacttaatgacaaaaaatgaaagatgcattttttgcgatttttcttttttcttttactaacCGAATTACGGTTCAAACTACACACgacacatttttgtattttgttttaataaataaaaaaagtaaaaatgggcaaaaTCACAGATAGTtaacaaaatgccacgtaaaatccaaaaattgtaaaGCAGGACCATTTgctattattttttgatttcttttggagtagttgtcgtgtaaacaaaaatcacgtgctcacaattagtaccataaaaatgcataataaaataacagcaatataagagatatgaaatacagaatacgaaatacgaaatagatggctggtatagtaaaaactagcaggtaaagccctgcatcaatagacgaccaatgacattcttagtctaactcctaactggctagtctcactctattgtgctgtagaaatattcacaataGAATGTCATTAAGAAGTACTCCAAGAAGGAGAAAATATTAATTAAGAGGAGAATCTGAGAAGGAGTCCtaactcatttgttttttttttaagattaagacgtctgaatttgaatacacatctgaatattaagatgtgtattaagattaagacatctgaatctgaatacacatctgaatattatataattaagactgtttgatttttaacatctgaatatataaaatttatttttatttgaaaattaataaatataaaattcaaatgaaatactaactaatctaatattctatcaataaaatatatagtttttaaaaatatgatagttgttggTGATGATGGATAACAGGTGAATGCCGACTAGaggcggtggttggtggtagttttggttgatgatggtggttcatgctagtagctagtagtgatCGGTAGTGGTGGCGATTATGATTGATGATAGTGGTGGTGATAGTTAATTGGCGGGTGGTGGTAGTACTTTTGACTGAGGAAGgtggtgggtgggtggtggtaggTTATAATGATGGACAACGCCGGCtgtggttgttgatggtgatggagtggtcagttgtggtagttgatgtggatgagtgttgattgtggGTGAGAACGCTGGTGATCGGAGTGGTGGGCGTAGTGGATGGTGATAGTCGATAATTGTGACGgatatgattgaggatgatggtggtggcGACgacatggtggtagttgataatagtaggcGGTGAcggcagttaataatgaatatgtgatagtatcttaatgaaattaagtctctgttatagatcttaatcatacagacctattcagacccattaagtggttgtaaagtaaaagaaacaaacgcacttaataattaaaaacagaataattaagattcagacctccattaagtataaacaaatgaggccttaatATTACATCGTCAATAAAACTTTAAACCAAATGCTTAACAAGGAAAAGTTAGTCAATAGGATGTGAAGACATAGAAATAGCTTTGCTAGTAGAAAGAGACACTTTTAATTACTATAGTGCATTTAACTAGGGACCATATCCCTAATTATCGCTGTTTTAGCTAAGAAATTAACCCTAGCTACCTTTCAAATATGCGCCAAactaaaaaaattctttttctagTTCAAGAAGACTGGAAAAAAGAAATATTGTTATACACTTTAAGCAAATTATGTGATTAAATCaggatatatatacatttttcaTAGACATAATTTGAGGTAGAAAAGATGTACTAATAATTAATTAGCATGCTGGTGGGTTATTTTTCCCATTCAATATTGTTTTGGCATTTTGACAAGTTGCAGGCAAAAGAGGTCCAATTGAACCAACTGGAACTAGATCAATGTCAACCAATTCAATTCCTTCACATGGAAGTGCTTCACTGCAATTGAGTGCCACtggaatttttgaagttgttgttccCCTTATGTTCTTGAAGTGAATATCCACCAGTTTCACTCTAGATGGCTAtaccaaataaaaaaatttgtGTTAGTGACATtgatcttttatatatatatatatatatatatatatatatacacacacacactcaaatcCATCTGAATATCAAGTTCTAGAGGCGAAGCCAGGATTGCataataaatttcaaaaattccTGGTATTTCGTCGTTAAAGTGTCACATTTAGATTGTTCTTATTAAGGGAAAGAGCCGAATAGACAAACGGGGTCGCGCGAATGCAAGCCTCCACTGCCACAAATTATGAGGTAGGCTCGGCACTTGGGCCGACCTTAGGCAGACAACCCTTCCAAAGTGCAGTGGAGGTCAGTCACCTAGTCTGTAGGGCCTTTTTGATCACTCATTGATTCCGTCCATGTAAGTaaataatttcttaaaataaatataaggTTTAGATTAAAACTATTAGACAGGTATACTCTAGCTCCCCACATGGCAAGTACTTATTGTACAACAATATACAATAATATACTTTCCAAGAGACGGTCCAATAATTAAGAGGTCAGAATCAAATATTATTAAAGGCAAAAGTAAAGCAAGAAAAGAGTCTTGCCTATAATGATTTTGGCGgtgacataaataatataattttttctgCGGAGGAAAAAATCACCACTTGAATGATTTGTATTACTCCTTCCATCCCAAATTAACAGTTACTTTAGCTCAAAAATTTGTCCCAAAATAATTTATCATTTTAGGATTTTAAGACTATATTCGTCAATTGTTTCCAATTATACCCTTAATATTAAAGAAGTAGTAGTTCTTTTTAAAATGGGACGAATGGAGtaatgtttagatgctcatgacctCCTCATTACTGTTATCCCACACAAGAAAAATAGTAATTATGATATAGTAATTACCTCATTCCTGTTCTTGGAATGATAGTGTTGATCAATAACGATTGGATTTTTAACATTATCCAGGATTATATCTTCATAAATAACACCAGAAACTTGTAGTGAAGGTGAACCCATATAAGTTTTGATTCTTGCACCATTTGTTGTACCACGGAATGTACAATTTCTTACTGTAACTCCTTTAACATCTGTTTCATCTAATCTTTTCCCAAGGCTGCCAATACTGCACaacaaatattaaaacaaaaaaaacttcaTAAATATTTTAAACGTCTAAATTCATGATATTAAGACTATAGTAAAAGAAATGCACAAGTTGCGTTTTTTTTTGTTTCCCCATTTGGCGTCCCGTATCTTTATTGTGACCCGACTAATCCAGATTCACACTGAAAAATTTTAAATTGGAAGGGGGAGGAGAATAAAATGCTACCTACCAAAGACAAACCCGATTAATATGGATTCGCACCGAGAAATCCCACATTAAAGAGTAAAACGTTTCATATCAAAAGCGACTCAATTCCAAGGGTTCGAAACCGAAATCTTTGGTTAAAGATGGATGcatatttatcatttttttaaagTAAGGGTATTTACTACCCCACCACAATATTTGGGTCAAGAGACCACAACTCAGATTGTAATATCACAAGTTCAAGCCATTGAAAAAAATAAATCGAAGcgcataatcataaaatatattGAAACTAACCTTATACCATGTCCTGGGCCACAATTTATGTTAGAGATATAAACATTAGAATTGCCATCTCCAATACTAATGCAATCGTCACCTGTTTCAGTAGCAAAACCAGGAATTTTAATGAGAGTATtcaagattttttttatatatatgtataaaaagtaatatttaacctatatatataagtataattgAACACCCTTCAATGTATGTGGCTACGACGACGACTGACCTGTTCCAATGGTGCTATCAGTGACATTGACATTAATTGTATCACTAATATGAAGACCATCAGTGTTTGGACTATCTCCTGGAGCTGTAATTTTGACATTTGAAACTGATATATCACTGCTATCAGTGATTTTCAAGTGGACACCTTTAGCATCTACAAAATTTAGGTTCTTGATCGAAGAACTTCGCACTGTCTGAAATACAAGAGACTacaaaaccaaaacaaaccaCAAATTAACTATTACTTTATATTGCATCAAGTCATAaaactagttttttttttaaaaaataaaaataaaaatgtaactCGACTATACCAAtcacaaaagattttttttttaaaagaaaaaacaaacactgaaaaatcataaattcgGTCCTTAAAACGGAAGTTGCTAGGTTGCTGATACTTCAACGACTTACCTTACATAATATCTTCGTGACACCACTTAAAAAGGATAAATAACTCATTTTTTGAACCATTTAAGAAAAATGCTCATGATGTGTCACATGGTGAAAGATATAGGATTTTAGGTTGggatcaaaaaattatttttttatttttttaagtggTCGGCGTCACGTTGATATTATACGTGTAATGTGAGTTGCTAAAGCAACTacacttatatattttttttaactatTTAGTATCTGAAGTTTAGTGACTCGACTGAGATCCTGACTGGCTCTGCATTGAGTCCAGTTAAGGAGAACCGCTTCACACCAAgagtttctttatttttaatgcTCGAACTCGAGACCCTTAATTAGGGGTAGAGAGATTTCATCCTACCATCACCACCACAATCCGCGGTGGATATGACAATTTCATGCATGTGGCAATCTAATGTGTTTCGGGATCaaatttatgtatttttcaactttttttttatattatctaATATACAattgagttatttttatttttattttttgttaaaagaTTTTCATGACTTgggtaaaaaaaatattaaaagttgAACGACCATCTGTAAAATTACCCATCGAGTTAAACATTTTCACTTACAGAGGGGAGAGGAGGAGTACTTCCAGATTTATCAGCAAATTGCCAACTCGATTTTCCTTGTCCATTTAGAGTTCCTCCACCCGTAATAACGATGCCATCTACATGTTCGATAGAAATCCAAGCTGCTCTTGTGTACAAACTCATGTCAGTATTTGACAACAAAGTTCCTTGAATTTCAATAGTAATTGGCCTAGGACTTGTGCATGGCCCTTGAAATATAGTTTCTCCTGTAGTGTATGTTCCTGGAGGAATAACAACTTTGGCTGGTCCTGGTGATTGGCAAGCTGATCTCCATGCCAT
Proteins encoded in this region:
- the LOC142174696 gene encoding polygalacturonase-like: MAIPKELLVLLLGIAILSKVAECASFGSRRGLVETVFDVTRFGARPNTPADSTRGLMMAWRSACQSPGPAKVVIPPGTYTTGETIFQGPCTSPRPITIEIQGTLLSNTDMSLYTRAAWISIEHVDGIVITGGGTLNGQGKSSWQFADKSGSTPPLPSSLVFQTVRSSSIKNLNFVDAKGVHLKITDSSDISVSNVKITAPGDSPNTDGLHISDTINVNVTDSTIGTGDDCISIGDGNSNVYISNINCGPGHGISIGSLGKRLDETDVKGVTVRNCTFRGTTNGARIKTYMGSPSLQVSGVIYEDIILDNVKNPIVIDQHYHSKNRNEPSRVKLVDIHFKNIRGTTTSKIPVALNCSEALPCEGIELVDIDLVPVGSIGPLLPATCQNAKTILNGKNNPPAC